In Mycolicibacterium alvei, a single window of DNA contains:
- a CDS encoding steroid 3-ketoacyl-CoA thiolase, whose product MGNPVIVEATRSPIGKRNGWLSGLHATELLGAVQKALIEKAGIDAGSVEQLIGGCVTQFGEQGNNVTRQSWLVAGLPEHVGATTVDCQCGSAQQANHLIAGLIATGAIDIGIACGIEAMSRVGLGANGGGARAASWDIDLPNQFEAAERIAKRRGITRADVDALGFASQAKAKQAWAEGRFDREISPIDAPVIDENKQPTADWNTVSRDQGLRDTTVEGLASLKPVIEGGIHTAGTSSQISDGAAAVLWMDEDKAKALGLKPRARIISQANVGAETYYHLDGPVQSTAKVLEKAGMKMGDIDLVEINEAFASVVLSWAQVHGADMDKVNVNGGAIALGHPVGSTGARLITTALHELERSDKSTALITMCAGGALSTGTIIERI is encoded by the coding sequence ATGGGTAACCCTGTCATCGTCGAAGCCACCCGCAGCCCCATCGGCAAACGCAACGGCTGGTTGTCCGGCCTGCACGCCACCGAGCTCCTCGGGGCCGTCCAGAAGGCCCTCATCGAGAAGGCCGGGATCGACGCCGGAAGCGTCGAGCAACTCATCGGCGGCTGCGTCACCCAGTTCGGCGAGCAGGGCAACAATGTCACGCGGCAGTCCTGGCTGGTTGCCGGACTGCCCGAACACGTCGGCGCCACCACCGTCGACTGCCAGTGCGGCAGCGCCCAGCAGGCCAACCATCTGATTGCCGGGCTGATCGCCACCGGTGCCATCGACATCGGCATCGCCTGCGGCATCGAGGCGATGAGCCGGGTCGGGCTGGGCGCCAACGGCGGCGGCGCCCGCGCCGCGTCCTGGGACATCGACCTGCCCAACCAGTTCGAGGCCGCCGAGCGCATCGCCAAGCGCCGTGGCATCACCCGCGCTGACGTCGACGCGCTCGGCTTCGCTTCGCAGGCCAAGGCCAAGCAGGCCTGGGCCGAAGGCCGTTTCGACCGGGAGATCTCGCCGATCGACGCGCCGGTCATCGACGAGAACAAGCAGCCGACCGCCGACTGGAACACGGTCAGCCGCGACCAGGGCCTGCGCGATACCACCGTCGAGGGCCTGGCCTCGCTGAAGCCCGTCATCGAAGGGGGTATCCACACCGCCGGTACGTCCTCGCAGATCTCCGACGGCGCCGCCGCGGTGCTGTGGATGGACGAGGATAAGGCGAAGGCGCTCGGCCTCAAGCCGCGCGCCCGGATCATCAGCCAGGCCAACGTCGGCGCCGAGACCTACTACCACCTCGACGGCCCGGTGCAGTCCACCGCGAAGGTCCTCGAGAAGGCCGGGATGAAGATGGGCGACATCGACCTGGTCGAGATCAACGAGGCGTTCGCCTCGGTGGTGCTGTCCTGGGCCCAGGTGCACGGTGCCGACATGGACAAGGTGAACGTCAACGGCGGCGCCATCGCCCTGGGCCACCCGGTCGGATCGACCGGCGCCCGGCTGATCACCACGGCGTTGCACGAGTTGGAGCGCAGCGATAAGAGCACGGCACTGATCACCATGTGCGCCGGCGGCGCGCTGTCGACCGGCACGATCATCGAGCGCATCTAG
- a CDS encoding cytochrome P450 yields the protein MGCPNIPNDFDFLDSERNLKGLPIKELAELRKAEPVRWVDVPGGTGGFGDKGYWLVTRHEDVKDVSLRSDVFSSSMNGAIPVWPQEMTREAVDLQRAVLLNMDAPHHTRLRKIISRGFTPRALSRLEDELNSRAQAIAKAAAAMDTGDFVEQVSCELPLQAIAELLGVPQDDRDKLFRWSNEMTAGDDPEYADIDPAMSSFELISYAMKMAEERGKNPTDDIVTKLIEADIDGEKLSDDEFGFFVIMLAVAGNETSRNSITHGMIAFSQNPEQWELFKKERPKTAVDEIIRWATPVSAFQRTASEDTEIAGVKIKAGERVVMSYRSANFDETVFDDPFTFDILRDPNPHVGFGGTGAHYCIGANLARLTINLIFNAIADHMPDLKPIGEPERLKSGWLNGIKHWPVDFTGECPVAHAGEPANQA from the coding sequence ATGGGCTGCCCGAACATCCCCAATGATTTCGACTTCCTCGATTCCGAGCGCAACCTCAAGGGCCTGCCGATCAAGGAACTCGCCGAGCTCCGTAAGGCCGAGCCGGTCCGCTGGGTCGATGTGCCCGGTGGCACCGGAGGCTTCGGTGACAAGGGCTACTGGCTCGTCACCCGTCACGAGGATGTCAAGGACGTCTCGCTGCGCAGCGACGTGTTCTCCAGCTCGATGAACGGCGCGATCCCGGTCTGGCCCCAGGAGATGACCCGCGAGGCCGTCGACCTGCAGCGCGCCGTCCTGCTCAACATGGACGCACCGCACCACACCCGGCTGCGCAAGATCATCTCCCGTGGTTTCACCCCGCGCGCACTCTCGCGGCTTGAGGACGAGCTGAATTCGCGTGCCCAGGCGATCGCCAAGGCCGCCGCGGCGATGGACACCGGCGACTTCGTCGAGCAGGTGTCCTGTGAGCTGCCGCTGCAGGCCATCGCCGAACTGCTCGGCGTGCCCCAGGACGACCGCGACAAGCTGTTCCGCTGGTCCAACGAGATGACCGCCGGCGACGATCCCGAGTACGCCGATATCGATCCGGCGATGTCCTCGTTCGAACTCATCTCGTATGCCATGAAGATGGCCGAGGAGCGGGGCAAGAACCCGACCGACGACATCGTCACCAAGCTGATCGAGGCCGACATCGACGGCGAGAAGCTGTCCGACGACGAGTTCGGCTTCTTCGTCATCATGCTGGCCGTGGCGGGCAACGAGACCAGCCGCAACTCGATCACCCACGGCATGATCGCCTTCTCCCAGAACCCTGAGCAATGGGAGCTGTTCAAGAAGGAGCGGCCCAAGACCGCTGTCGACGAGATCATCCGGTGGGCCACCCCGGTGTCGGCCTTCCAGCGCACCGCCAGCGAGGACACCGAGATCGCCGGTGTGAAGATCAAGGCCGGCGAGCGAGTGGTGATGTCCTACCGCTCGGCGAACTTCGACGAGACCGTGTTCGACGATCCGTTTACCTTCGACATCCTTCGCGATCCCAACCCGCATGTCGGCTTCGGCGGCACCGGGGCGCACTATTGCATCGGTGCCAACCTGGCCCGCCTGACGATCAACCTGATCTTCAACGCGATCGCCGATCACATGCCCGACCTCAAGCCGATCGGGGAGCCCGAGCGGCTGAAGTCGGGCTGGCTCAACGGCATCAAGCACTGGCCGGTGGACTTCACCGGCGAATGCCCGGTTGCTCACGCCGGCGAGCCGGCAAATCAGGCCTGA
- a CDS encoding acyl-CoA dehydrogenase family protein → MDFTPNPEQQAVADVVTSVLERDNTWDALVSGGVAALGVPERLGGDGLGLPELSTALTEIGRHGTTGPALATVGLGLVSLLDLATDAQQDRYLSGVATGAVLSAALNEPGQSLPERPAVNYADGKLNGTKIGVPYAEAAQWLVVTADNAVLVVSPAADGVTVTKTPTSNASDEYVVTFADVTVDAADVLDGATAHRVNQLALAATGAFAAGLVAGALRLTADYVATREQFGRPLSTFQTVAAQLSEVYIASRTISLLSTSVLWRLSEGLDADEDLGILGYWLTSQAAPAMRLCHHLHGGMGMDITYPMDRYYSSIKDLTRLLGGPSHRLDLVGA, encoded by the coding sequence GTGGATTTCACACCGAACCCGGAGCAGCAGGCTGTCGCCGACGTGGTGACGTCTGTGTTGGAGCGTGACAACACTTGGGACGCACTGGTTTCCGGTGGCGTCGCGGCGCTGGGAGTGCCGGAGCGACTCGGCGGTGACGGTCTGGGACTGCCCGAGCTGTCCACCGCGCTGACCGAGATCGGCCGGCACGGCACGACCGGCCCGGCATTGGCCACGGTGGGCCTCGGCCTGGTGTCGCTGCTCGACCTGGCCACCGACGCCCAGCAGGATCGGTACCTGTCCGGTGTCGCCACGGGTGCGGTGCTTTCGGCGGCACTCAACGAGCCCGGGCAGTCGCTCCCCGAGCGGCCCGCAGTCAACTATGCCGACGGCAAGCTCAACGGCACCAAGATCGGCGTGCCCTACGCCGAGGCCGCGCAGTGGTTGGTGGTGACCGCCGACAACGCGGTGCTGGTGGTCTCGCCTGCAGCCGACGGTGTGACCGTCACCAAGACTCCGACCTCCAATGCTTCCGATGAGTACGTGGTCACGTTCGCCGACGTCACGGTCGACGCCGCCGATGTGCTCGACGGCGCGACCGCGCACCGCGTCAACCAGCTGGCACTGGCCGCCACCGGGGCGTTCGCGGCCGGCCTGGTGGCCGGCGCACTGCGGCTGACCGCCGACTATGTGGCCACCCGTGAGCAGTTCGGCCGTCCGCTCTCGACCTTCCAGACGGTGGCCGCACAGCTGTCCGAGGTCTACATCGCTTCGCGGACGATCTCTTTGCTGTCCACGTCGGTCCTGTGGCGGCTGTCGGAGGGCCTCGACGCCGATGAGGACCTGGGCATCCTGGGCTACTGGCTCACCTCGCAGGCCGCACCGGCCATGCGGCTCTGCCATCACCTGCACGGCGGTATGGGTATGGACATCACCTACCCGATGGACCGCTACTACTCCTCGATCAAGGATCTGACCCGCTTGCTGGGTGGTCCGTCGCATCGCCTCGATTTGGTGGGAGCGTAA
- the fadE29 gene encoding acyl-CoA dehydrogenase FadE29: MFIDLTAEQRSLQAELREYFSTLITPEEAEAMESDRHNEAYRTVIKRMGSDGKLGVGWPKEYGGLGFGPVEQQIFINEANRADIPLPMVTLQTVGPTLQALGTAEQKKKFLPGILAGEVHFAIGYSEPEAGTDLASLRTTAVRHGDEYIVNGQKMWTTGAHDADYIWLACRTDPEAAKHKGISILIVDTKDPGYSWTPIILSDGAHHTNASYYNDVHVPADMLVGEENGGWKLITTQLNHERVGLGPAGRVAGIYDQVHAWASKPGSDGVTPIEQDDVKRLLGQIKSIWRINELLNWQVAASGETIAVADAAATKVFSTERIQEVSRLAEEIVGKYGNPADPETADLLVWLDKMAKRNLVITFGGGVNEVMREMIAASGLKVPRVPR, translated from the coding sequence ATGTTCATCGACCTGACAGCTGAGCAGCGCTCGCTGCAAGCCGAACTGCGGGAATACTTCTCGACCCTCATCACGCCCGAAGAGGCCGAGGCGATGGAGTCTGACCGGCACAACGAGGCCTACCGCACGGTGATCAAGCGGATGGGCAGTGACGGCAAGCTCGGTGTGGGCTGGCCCAAGGAGTACGGCGGCCTGGGCTTCGGTCCGGTCGAACAGCAGATCTTCATCAACGAGGCCAACCGCGCCGACATCCCGTTGCCGATGGTCACGTTGCAGACCGTGGGCCCGACCCTGCAGGCACTCGGCACCGCGGAACAGAAGAAGAAGTTCCTTCCCGGAATCCTCGCCGGTGAAGTACATTTCGCGATCGGCTACTCGGAGCCCGAAGCGGGCACCGACCTGGCCTCGCTGCGCACCACCGCCGTCCGGCATGGTGACGAATACATCGTGAACGGTCAGAAGATGTGGACCACCGGTGCGCATGACGCCGACTACATCTGGCTGGCCTGTCGCACCGATCCCGAAGCTGCCAAGCACAAGGGCATCTCGATCCTGATCGTCGACACCAAGGATCCCGGCTACTCCTGGACCCCGATCATCCTGTCCGACGGGGCACATCACACCAATGCGTCGTACTACAACGATGTGCACGTGCCTGCCGACATGCTCGTCGGTGAGGAGAACGGTGGCTGGAAGCTCATCACCACCCAGCTCAACCACGAACGTGTCGGCCTCGGTCCGGCCGGTCGTGTCGCGGGCATCTACGACCAGGTGCACGCCTGGGCGTCCAAGCCCGGTTCGGACGGTGTCACGCCGATCGAGCAGGACGACGTGAAACGCCTTCTGGGGCAGATCAAGTCGATCTGGCGGATCAACGAGCTGCTCAACTGGCAGGTCGCGGCATCCGGCGAGACCATCGCCGTGGCCGACGCGGCTGCCACCAAGGTCTTCTCCACAGAGCGAATCCAGGAAGTCAGTCGCCTGGCCGAGGAGATCGTCGGCAAGTACGGCAACCCGGCCGACCCGGAGACCGCCGACCTGCTGGTCTGGCTGGACAAGATGGCCAAGCGCAACCTGGTGATCACCTTCGGCGGTGGAGTCAACGAGGTGATGCGCGAGATGATCGCCGCGTCGGGTCTGAAAGTGCCCAGGGTGCCTCGGTGA
- a CDS encoding bifunctional MaoC family dehydratase N-terminal/OB-fold nucleic acid binding domain-containing protein has product MSDLQAGIDQIIASGTSEPTVARDPVNQPMIHHWTDAIGDKNPIYVDAEAARAAGHPGIVAPPAMIQVWTMMGLGRTRSDDDPLGRAMKLFDDAGYVGVVATNCDQTYHRYLEPGEQVVMTAEIVGIVGPKQTALGEGYFINQKITWHVGDEEVAEMDWRIMKFLPAGKQAEQSSAETAVIPEDLDPDKLMRPSSSRDTKFFWDGVNAHELRIQRRPDGTLQHPPVPAVWADKEAPADYLVASGKGTVFSYVVHHAPKVPGRSLPFVIALVELEEGVRMLGELRGIDADQVKIGMPVTATYIDFPDSEISPAWTLYAWEPQA; this is encoded by the coding sequence GTGAGCGATCTGCAGGCCGGGATCGACCAGATCATCGCGTCCGGGACGAGCGAACCGACGGTGGCCCGGGATCCGGTGAATCAGCCGATGATTCACCACTGGACCGATGCGATCGGCGACAAGAACCCGATCTATGTCGACGCGGAGGCGGCAAGAGCTGCAGGACATCCCGGCATCGTGGCGCCGCCGGCGATGATCCAGGTGTGGACGATGATGGGCCTGGGCCGCACCCGGTCCGACGACGATCCGCTGGGCCGTGCGATGAAGTTGTTCGACGACGCCGGGTATGTGGGCGTCGTGGCCACCAACTGCGACCAGACTTATCACCGCTACCTCGAGCCCGGCGAGCAGGTGGTGATGACCGCTGAGATCGTCGGCATCGTCGGACCCAAGCAGACTGCGCTGGGTGAGGGCTACTTCATCAATCAGAAGATCACTTGGCATGTCGGGGACGAAGAAGTCGCCGAGATGGACTGGCGCATCATGAAGTTCCTCCCGGCCGGCAAGCAGGCTGAGCAGAGCTCTGCCGAAACCGCAGTCATCCCAGAGGATCTCGATCCGGACAAGCTGATGCGGCCGTCCTCGTCGCGGGATACCAAGTTCTTCTGGGACGGCGTCAACGCCCACGAACTTCGAATCCAGCGTCGCCCCGACGGCACGTTGCAGCACCCACCGGTGCCCGCGGTGTGGGCCGACAAAGAGGCACCTGCCGACTATCTCGTCGCCTCGGGCAAGGGCACTGTGTTCAGCTATGTCGTGCACCATGCGCCGAAGGTGCCCGGTCGCAGCCTGCCGTTCGTGATCGCCCTCGTGGAACTCGAGGAAGGCGTCCGGATGCTCGGCGAGTTGCGGGGTATCGACGCCGATCAGGTGAAGATCGGAATGCCGGTCACCGCAACCTATATCGACTTCCCGGACAGTGAGATCAGTCCGGCTTGGACGCTGTACGCATGGGAGCCGCAAGCATGA
- a CDS encoding MaoC family dehydratase, giving the protein MSVTVSDVRVGTALPELKIYGDPTFIVSTAIATRDYQDVHHDRDLAQAKGSKDIFVNILTDTGLVGRYVTDWAGPNAIIKSIKLRLGVPWYAYDTITFTGEVTEIEGDLVSLKVVGSNSLGNHVIATSTLTLGGAQ; this is encoded by the coding sequence ATGAGCGTGACTGTTTCCGACGTCCGAGTGGGCACGGCACTCCCCGAACTCAAGATCTACGGCGACCCGACGTTCATCGTCTCCACCGCCATCGCGACGCGCGACTACCAGGATGTGCACCACGACCGGGACCTGGCCCAGGCCAAGGGTTCCAAGGACATCTTCGTCAACATCCTCACCGACACCGGACTGGTCGGCCGGTACGTGACCGACTGGGCGGGTCCCAACGCCATCATCAAATCGATCAAGCTCCGCCTCGGAGTGCCCTGGTACGCCTACGACACGATCACCTTCACCGGTGAGGTCACCGAGATCGAGGGCGACCTGGTGAGCCTGAAAGTGGTGGGCAGCAACAGCCTCGGTAACCACGTCATCGCCACGTCCACCCTCACGTTGGGAGGCGCACAGTGA
- a CDS encoding lipid-transfer protein, translating into MSGKAAIAGIGATDFSKNSGRSELRLAAEAVLDALDDAGLKPSDVDGLVTFTMDSNLETAVARSTGIGDLKFFSQIGYGGGAAAATVQQAALAVATGVAEVVVAYRAFNERSEFRFGQVMTGLTVNADSRGVEYSWSYPHGLSTPAASVAMIAQRYMHEYGATSADFGAVSVADRKHAATNPKAFFYGKPITIEDHQNSRWIAEPLRLLDCCQESDGGVAIVVTTPERAKDLKHRPAVIEAAAQGAGTDQFTMYSYYRDELGLPEMGLVGRQLWQQSGLSPDDIQTAILYDHFTPYTLIQLEELGFCGKGEAKDFVANGAIELGGRLPINTHGGQLGEAYIHGMNGIAEGVRQLRGTSVNQVDGVEHVLITAGTGVPTSGLILG; encoded by the coding sequence CTGTCCGGTAAAGCCGCGATCGCCGGCATCGGCGCCACCGACTTCTCCAAGAACTCCGGCCGCAGTGAGCTGAGGCTGGCCGCCGAGGCCGTGCTCGACGCACTCGACGACGCGGGCCTCAAGCCGTCTGACGTCGACGGTCTGGTGACGTTCACGATGGACTCCAACCTGGAGACCGCCGTGGCGCGGTCGACCGGGATCGGGGACCTGAAGTTCTTCAGCCAGATCGGCTACGGCGGCGGTGCCGCCGCTGCGACCGTCCAGCAGGCGGCTCTCGCCGTCGCTACCGGTGTCGCGGAAGTCGTTGTGGCTTACCGGGCTTTCAACGAGCGCTCGGAGTTCCGGTTCGGCCAGGTGATGACCGGCCTGACCGTCAACGCCGACTCGCGCGGCGTCGAGTACAGCTGGTCCTACCCGCACGGGTTGAGCACCCCGGCCGCGTCGGTGGCCATGATCGCTCAGCGCTACATGCACGAATACGGCGCCACGAGTGCCGATTTCGGCGCCGTCTCGGTGGCCGACCGCAAGCACGCCGCGACCAACCCGAAGGCATTCTTCTACGGCAAGCCCATCACCATCGAGGATCACCAGAACTCGCGGTGGATCGCCGAGCCGCTGCGGTTGCTGGACTGCTGCCAGGAGAGCGACGGCGGCGTGGCCATCGTGGTCACCACGCCCGAGCGGGCCAAGGATCTCAAGCACCGGCCGGCGGTCATCGAGGCCGCCGCCCAGGGGGCAGGCACCGACCAGTTCACGATGTACTCGTATTACCGCGACGAGCTCGGTCTTCCCGAGATGGGTCTGGTCGGCCGCCAGCTCTGGCAGCAGAGCGGCCTGTCGCCCGACGACATCCAGACCGCGATCCTCTACGACCACTTCACCCCGTACACGCTGATCCAGCTAGAGGAGCTCGGCTTCTGCGGCAAGGGTGAGGCCAAGGACTTCGTTGCCAACGGTGCCATCGAGCTCGGTGGCCGGCTCCCGATCAACACTCACGGTGGTCAGCTCGGTGAGGCCTATATCCACGGGATGAACGGAATCGCCGAGGGCGTGCGTCAATTGCGGGGTACCTCGGTCAACCAGGTCGACGGCGTCGAGCACGTGTTGATCACCGCGGGCACCGGCGTACCGACCTCCGGATTGATCCTCGGATAA
- a CDS encoding MaoC/PaaZ C-terminal domain-containing protein has product MPIDVEKALAADLEPIEFSWTSSDIQLYHLGLGAGADPMDERELRYLTDNTPQVLPTFGNVGVSFHMTEAPTVQFPGIDIELSKVLHASEAVSVPGPIPTSGTASSKQRFTEIWDKGKAAVIVSETTVTDESGKVLWTTKRSIFARGEGGFGGERGPATSSELPDRAPDIEISLPTLPQQALLYRLCGDRNPLHSDPAFAKAAGFDRPILHGLCTYGIGCKAIVDNLLDGDVSQVASYGARFAGVVFPGETLQANIWKEDGKFIGVLTAPSRDNAVVLSGVELVPA; this is encoded by the coding sequence ATGCCAATCGATGTCGAAAAGGCACTCGCCGCTGACCTGGAGCCCATCGAATTCTCCTGGACCAGTAGCGACATCCAGCTGTACCACCTCGGCCTGGGTGCCGGCGCCGATCCGATGGATGAGCGCGAACTGCGCTACCTGACCGACAACACTCCCCAGGTGCTCCCGACCTTCGGCAACGTCGGCGTCAGCTTCCACATGACCGAGGCGCCGACGGTGCAGTTCCCCGGCATCGACATCGAGCTGTCCAAGGTCCTGCACGCCAGTGAAGCGGTCAGCGTGCCCGGCCCGATCCCGACGAGTGGCACTGCGTCGTCCAAGCAGCGCTTCACCGAGATCTGGGACAAGGGCAAGGCCGCCGTCATCGTCAGCGAAACCACGGTGACCGATGAATCCGGCAAAGTCCTGTGGACCACCAAGCGGTCGATCTTCGCCCGTGGCGAAGGCGGTTTCGGCGGCGAGCGCGGCCCGGCCACCTCGTCCGAACTGCCCGATCGCGCCCCCGACATCGAGATCTCGTTGCCGACGCTGCCGCAGCAGGCGCTGCTGTACCGACTGTGCGGAGACCGCAACCCGCTGCACTCCGACCCAGCCTTCGCCAAGGCCGCCGGTTTCGACCGGCCGATCCTGCACGGGCTGTGCACCTACGGCATCGGCTGCAAGGCCATCGTCGACAACCTGCTCGACGGCGACGTCTCCCAGGTGGCTTCCTACGGCGCCCGGTTCGCCGGCGTGGTGTTCCCCGGTGAGACGCTGCAGGCCAACATCTGGAAGGAAGACGGCAAGTTCATCGGCGTGCTCACGGCACCGAGCCGCGACAACGCCGTCGTGCTGTCCGGGGTGGAGCTAGTCCCGGCCTGA
- the kstD gene encoding 3-oxosteroid 1-dehydrogenase: protein MTGQEYDVVVVGSGAAGMVAALTAAHNGLSTVVVEKAPHYGGSTARSGGGVWIPNNEILKRDGVKDTPEAARTYLHKIIGDVVPAEKIDTYLDRSPEMLSFVLKNSPLKLCWVPGYSDYYPETPGGKPTGRSVEPKPFNAKKLGVDEKGLEPPYGKVPMNMVVMQQDYVRLNQLKRHPRGVLRSLKVGVRSVWANATGKNLVGMGRALIAPLRIGLQQAGVPVELNTALTDLYVEDGVVRGVYVVDPRDPSAEPQLIRARRGVILGSGGFEHNEQMRVKYQRAPITTEWTVGAVANTGDGILAAEKQGAALEFMEDSWWGPTVPLVDSPWFALSERNSPGSIIVNMAGKRFMNESMPYVEACHHMYGGEYGQGAGPGENIPAWLIFDQQYRDRFIFAGLQPGQRIPKKWLESGVIVKADTLEELAAKTGLPVDAFGATIDRFNGFARSGVDEDFHRGESAYDRYYGDPTNKPNPNLGEIKHGPFYAAKMVPGDLGTKGGVRTDLVGRVLRDDDSVIEGLYAAGNVSSPVMGHTYPGPGGTIGPAMTFGYLAALDIAAAGKG, encoded by the coding sequence ATGACTGGACAGGAGTACGACGTTGTCGTGGTCGGCAGCGGCGCTGCCGGCATGGTCGCCGCCCTCACCGCAGCCCATAACGGCCTCTCGACAGTAGTCGTCGAGAAGGCGCCGCACTATGGAGGTTCCACTGCGCGGTCAGGTGGTGGGGTGTGGATCCCGAACAACGAGATTCTCAAGCGTGACGGCGTCAAAGACACTCCCGAGGCCGCCCGCACCTACCTGCACAAAATCATCGGCGACGTGGTGCCCGCAGAGAAGATCGACACCTACCTCGACCGCTCGCCGGAGATGCTGTCGTTCGTCCTGAAGAACTCTCCACTCAAGCTGTGCTGGGTACCCGGGTACTCCGACTACTACCCCGAGACGCCGGGCGGCAAGCCCACCGGCCGCTCGGTGGAGCCCAAGCCGTTCAACGCCAAGAAGCTCGGTGTTGACGAGAAGGGGCTGGAGCCGCCCTACGGCAAGGTGCCGATGAACATGGTGGTCATGCAGCAGGACTATGTCCGGCTCAACCAGCTCAAGCGTCATCCCCGCGGCGTGCTGCGCAGCCTCAAGGTCGGCGTCCGCTCCGTCTGGGCCAACGCCACCGGCAAGAACCTGGTCGGCATGGGCCGTGCGCTGATCGCCCCGCTGCGCATCGGCCTGCAGCAGGCCGGCGTCCCGGTCGAGTTGAACACCGCGCTGACCGATCTCTACGTCGAGGACGGCGTCGTCCGCGGCGTCTACGTCGTCGATCCCCGCGACCCTTCCGCTGAACCGCAACTGATCCGGGCGCGCCGCGGCGTGATCCTGGGCTCGGGCGGATTCGAGCACAACGAGCAGATGCGGGTGAAGTACCAGCGCGCACCGATCACCACCGAGTGGACAGTGGGCGCGGTGGCCAACACCGGCGACGGCATCCTGGCTGCCGAAAAGCAGGGCGCTGCACTCGAATTCATGGAGGATTCGTGGTGGGGCCCGACGGTCCCACTGGTTGATTCACCGTGGTTCGCCCTGTCCGAGCGCAACTCTCCCGGCTCGATCATCGTCAACATGGCCGGCAAGCGGTTCATGAACGAGTCGATGCCCTATGTCGAGGCCTGCCACCACATGTACGGCGGCGAATACGGCCAGGGCGCGGGCCCCGGCGAGAACATCCCGGCCTGGCTCATCTTCGACCAGCAGTACCGCGACCGCTTCATCTTCGCGGGTCTGCAACCTGGACAGCGCATTCCGAAGAAGTGGCTGGAATCCGGCGTCATCGTCAAGGCCGACACCCTCGAGGAGCTGGCCGCCAAGACCGGGCTGCCCGTCGACGCGTTCGGCGCGACCATCGACCGGTTCAACGGCTTCGCCCGTTCGGGGGTGGATGAGGACTTCCACCGCGGCGAGAGCGCCTACGACCGCTACTACGGCGATCCGACGAACAAGCCCAACCCCAACCTCGGTGAGATCAAGCACGGCCCGTTCTACGCGGCCAAGATGGTGCCGGGTGACCTGGGTACCAAGGGCGGTGTCCGCACCGACCTCGTCGGCCGGGTGCTGCGCGACGACGACTCCGTGATCGAGGGTCTCTATGCCGCAGGTAACGTCAGCTCACCGGTGATGGGTCACACCTACCCCGGCCCGGGCGGCACCATTGGTCCCGCCATGACCTTCGGATACCTCGCGGCGCTCGATATCGCTGCGGCTGGAAAGGGCTGA
- a CDS encoding 2-keto-4-pentenoate hydratase, with protein sequence MLSDVVRAQLAADLAEAERSRVPMTPLTDGNPDIDVVDAYEIQLINIRQRVAEGARIVGHKVGLSSKAMQDMMGVDEPDYGHLLDEMQIHEDKPVKSSNYLYPRVEVELAFILAHDLPGAGCTEEDVLAATAALAPAIELIDTRITNWQIKLCDTIADNASSAGWVLGEARVSPKDIEVSNIDAVLTNRGEFVAQGNSEAVLGNPVTAVAWLARKVESFGVRLEAGDIVLPGAFMRAIDAPPGSDFVAEFAGLGSVRLSFE encoded by the coding sequence ATGCTTAGTGACGTGGTACGAGCCCAGTTGGCCGCCGACCTGGCCGAGGCCGAGCGCAGCCGGGTACCGATGACCCCGTTGACCGACGGCAATCCCGACATCGATGTGGTTGATGCCTATGAGATCCAGCTGATCAACATCCGTCAGCGGGTCGCCGAGGGCGCCCGCATCGTCGGCCACAAGGTCGGACTGTCCAGCAAGGCGATGCAGGACATGATGGGTGTCGACGAGCCGGACTACGGCCACCTCCTCGACGAGATGCAGATCCACGAGGACAAGCCGGTCAAGTCGTCGAACTACCTGTACCCGCGTGTTGAGGTGGAGCTCGCGTTCATTCTGGCCCACGACCTGCCGGGAGCGGGTTGCACCGAGGAAGACGTGCTCGCCGCCACGGCCGCCCTCGCGCCGGCGATCGAGTTGATCGACACCCGCATCACCAACTGGCAGATCAAGTTGTGCGACACGATCGCCGACAACGCCAGCAGTGCCGGATGGGTGCTCGGGGAGGCGCGGGTCTCGCCCAAGGACATCGAGGTCAGCAATATCGACGCAGTGTTGACCAACCGGGGTGAGTTCGTAGCCCAGGGGAACAGTGAGGCGGTGCTGGGCAATCCGGTCACCGCGGTGGCCTGGCTGGCCCGCAAGGTGGAGAGCTTCGGGGTGCGGTTGGAGGCCGGTGACATCGTGTTGCCGGGGGCGTTCATGCGTGCGATAGATGCACCTCCGGGCAGCGATTTCGTCGCTGAGTTCGCCGGGTTAGGTTCAGTAAGACTGAGTTTCGAATAA